The proteins below are encoded in one region of Desulfuromonadales bacterium:
- a CDS encoding DUF507 family protein, whose translation MRFTDEQIRRLADALLTDLLERGGARLKAERGLVQGRIEAIIRRNLAEEEDLDREAQKLLAAHLRGAPAGIDQQRLLAMIKKKLAEEKGMPL comes from the coding sequence ATGCGCTTTACCGACGAACAGATCCGCCGCCTCGCCGACGCCCTGCTGACCGACCTGCTGGAGCGGGGCGGGGCACGGCTGAAGGCCGAGCGCGGCCTGGTGCAGGGGCGCATCGAGGCGATCATCCGGCGCAACCTGGCCGAGGAGGAAGACCTCGACCGCGAGGCGCAGAAGCTGCTGGCGGCGCACCTGCGCGGCGCGCCCGCCGGCATCGACCAGCAGCGGCTGCTGGCGATGATCAAGAAGAAGCTGGCGGAAGAGAAGGGGATGCCGTTATGA